In Pleomorphomonas sp. T1.2MG-36, one genomic interval encodes:
- the draG gene encoding ADP-ribosyl-[dinitrogen reductase] hydrolase: protein MIDAGIADRALAAFLGLAIGDALGATVEFMTPREIAVEHGLLCDIVGGGWLHLKAGAVTDDTAMSLALGRSLARKGELDLTDLCEEFAAWLKSGPPDVGNTCRRGIRRYIQRGIVIGPPNEGDAGNGAAMRVLPAAIASYRDPARARRWAVEQGHVTHNHPLSDAACDALAGMLATLIAGGGRAAAARLADGLVGRYPTFRFVPYRGLSSAYVVDTLQTVFDGYFATDTFEDCLIRTVNHGGDADTTGAIVGALAGATYGLDAIPRRWLKALDRDAATAIRALVPALLGLAEG, encoded by the coding sequence ATGATCGATGCCGGCATTGCGGACCGGGCTCTCGCCGCCTTCCTGGGCCTTGCCATTGGCGACGCGCTCGGCGCTACCGTCGAGTTCATGACGCCGCGAGAGATCGCCGTCGAGCACGGCCTATTGTGCGATATCGTCGGGGGTGGCTGGCTGCACCTCAAGGCCGGCGCGGTGACGGACGATACGGCGATGTCTCTGGCCCTGGGGCGTTCGCTCGCCCGCAAGGGCGAACTCGACCTCACCGATCTCTGCGAGGAGTTCGCCGCCTGGCTCAAGTCGGGGCCGCCCGACGTCGGCAACACCTGCCGGCGCGGCATCCGCCGCTACATCCAGCGTGGCATCGTCATCGGCCCGCCGAACGAGGGCGATGCGGGCAACGGCGCTGCCATGCGCGTTCTGCCGGCAGCGATCGCCAGCTATCGCGATCCGGCCCGCGCCCGCCGCTGGGCGGTGGAGCAGGGGCATGTCACCCACAACCATCCGCTGTCGGACGCCGCTTGCGACGCGCTGGCCGGCATGCTGGCCACGCTGATTGCCGGAGGAGGGCGGGCCGCTGCCGCGCGACTGGCGGATGGTCTGGTCGGCCGCTATCCGACCTTCCGTTTCGTTCCCTATCGGGGGCTGTCGTCGGCCTATGTCGTCGACACGCTTCAGACCGTGTTCGACGGTTACTTTGCCACCGATACCTTCGAGGACTGTCTGATCCGCACCGTCAATCACGGTGGCGACGCGGACACCACCGGGGCCATCGTCGGCGCCTTGGCCGGCGCGACATATGGCCTCGACGCCATCCCGAGGCGCTGGCTGAAGGCGCTCGATCGCGACGCGGCCACGGCGATCAGGGCCTTGGTGCCGGCCCTGCTGGGGCTCGCTGAAGGGTGA
- a CDS encoding NAD(+)--dinitrogen-reductase ADP-D-ribosyltransferase → MSEAAVSEEGTPDGGLIGHSTNLVGLSTAFLADVAFNARPVPVHVSGVREMNGGLFEMLGLAADLTEAGEAFASYMMAMFGIDREQREPGNAAGRRRYRSSYLRLIKGWGYDSNGPEGAVLKGWVESRFGIFPTFHRERLVRQAPAAWAAYVAEKMSSRFHNNAIMAQLDLLYEFCQWALVRFASPTETHLTLHRGVNDFDEHPIRQRIDRRRIVMRLNSLSSFTAERDIADCFGDVILTARVPREKILFFNTLMASHPLKGEGEYLVIGGDYELSVSR, encoded by the coding sequence GTGAGTGAAGCGGCAGTCAGCGAGGAGGGAACACCGGACGGCGGCCTGATCGGCCACTCGACCAATCTCGTCGGGCTGTCGACGGCTTTTCTTGCCGACGTCGCCTTCAACGCCCGCCCGGTTCCCGTCCACGTTTCCGGCGTGCGCGAGATGAACGGAGGATTGTTCGAGATGCTCGGGCTCGCCGCGGACCTGACCGAGGCGGGCGAGGCCTTCGCCAGTTACATGATGGCGATGTTCGGCATCGACCGCGAGCAGCGCGAGCCGGGGAACGCGGCGGGACGGCGGCGCTATCGCTCGTCCTATCTGAGGCTCATCAAGGGCTGGGGCTACGACAGCAACGGTCCGGAGGGGGCGGTGCTGAAGGGCTGGGTGGAAAGCCGCTTCGGCATCTTTCCAACGTTTCATCGGGAACGTCTGGTGAGGCAGGCGCCGGCCGCCTGGGCGGCCTATGTCGCCGAGAAGATGTCGAGCCGCTTCCACAACAACGCGATCATGGCCCAGCTCGACCTGCTCTACGAGTTCTGCCAGTGGGCGCTCGTCCGCTTCGCCTCTCCGACGGAAACCCACCTGACGCTCCATCGCGGCGTCAATGATTTCGACGAACATCCCATCCGGCAGCGGATCGATCGGCGCCGGATCGTCATGCGCCTCAACAGCCTGTCGTCCTTCACGGCCGAACGCGACATCGCCGACTGCTTCGGTGACGTCATTCTCACGGCACGGGTGCCGCGCGAGAAGATCCTGTTCTTCAACACGCTGATGGCATCTCACCCCCTCAAGGGCGAGGGAGAGTATCTGGTGATCGGCGGCGACTACGAACTCAGCGTGTCGCGATGA
- the nifW gene encoding nitrogenase stabilizing/protective protein NifW → MSCPIDRPVPDATGILERMRRLSSAEDFFDVLGVRFDPERLAVCRLHVMKRMGEMLAGDDLEDLPDAVAAARARSMLERAYREFSGASPLEKRLFKVLKDRDPARPAAPPRRPFVSFGDALRPIDGG, encoded by the coding sequence ATGTCCTGTCCTATAGATCGCCCTGTTCCCGACGCCACCGGCATCCTTGAGAGGATGAGGCGCCTTTCCTCGGCCGAAGACTTCTTCGATGTCCTCGGCGTTCGCTTCGATCCCGAGCGCCTCGCCGTCTGCCGCCTTCACGTCATGAAACGCATGGGCGAGATGCTGGCGGGCGATGACCTCGAAGACCTGCCCGATGCCGTTGCCGCCGCCCGCGCCCGCTCCATGCTGGAGCGCGCCTATCGGGAGTTCTCCGGCGCTTCGCCGCTTGAGAAACGGCTTTTCAAGGTCCTGAAGGACCGCGACCCTGCCCGGCCCGCCGCGCCGCCGCGCCGTCCCTTCGTGTCGTTCGGCGATGCCCTGCGACCGATCGATGGCGGCTGA
- a CDS encoding HesB/IscA family protein produces the protein MIELTENAADAVRTALAAADGQAEGLRIIVEAGGCAGLRYRMGLETDERPGDLVVEQGGVRLYLDLLTQRHVDGLVVDFVDGVDQSGFVFDNPNAASHCSCGKSFC, from the coding sequence ATGATCGAACTCACCGAAAACGCTGCCGACGCCGTGCGAACCGCTCTTGCCGCTGCCGACGGGCAGGCCGAGGGTTTGCGCATCATCGTCGAAGCCGGAGGCTGTGCCGGCCTCAGGTATCGAATGGGCCTGGAGACGGACGAACGCCCCGGTGATCTCGTGGTCGAGCAGGGCGGCGTCCGGCTCTATCTCGACCTGCTGACCCAGCGCCACGTCGACGGACTGGTCGTCGACTTCGTCGATGGCGTCGATCAGTCGGGCTTCGTCTTCGACAATCCGAACGCCGCGTCCCACTGTTCCTGCGGCAAGTCCTTCTGCTGA
- a CDS encoding nitrogen fixation protein NifQ yields the protein MPAFARHYSVLRAAARPARDEAEAFDSHILAAILAAALAEAEISGSPPIDGLGLSPADVDRLLGSCFPGYSAPTFRTLPPSGPSEEEVLLVDLLMAHRAGPEPVATWLSVLIARRAMRPDHLWQDLGLNDRGELNRLLARHFRSLHAGNTGNMRWKKYFYRVLCEAEGFSLCAAPSCSVCADFNDCFGAEDGLSRLADLRRRVEEAA from the coding sequence ATGCCGGCCTTTGCCCGACATTACTCCGTGCTCCGCGCCGCGGCCCGCCCGGCGCGGGACGAAGCCGAGGCTTTCGACAGCCATATCCTCGCCGCCATTCTTGCGGCTGCGCTGGCCGAGGCGGAGATATCCGGCAGTCCCCCCATCGATGGCCTCGGTCTTTCGCCCGCCGACGTCGATCGGCTCCTTGGTAGCTGCTTTCCGGGCTACTCCGCTCCGACGTTTCGCACTCTTCCGCCGAGCGGGCCATCGGAAGAGGAGGTTCTCCTCGTCGACCTGCTGATGGCGCATCGCGCCGGACCCGAACCGGTGGCCACCTGGCTGTCCGTCCTGATCGCCCGTCGGGCCATGCGGCCCGATCATCTCTGGCAGGATTTGGGGCTGAACGACCGTGGCGAGCTCAATCGTTTGCTCGCCCGCCATTTCCGCAGCCTGCACGCCGGCAATACCGGCAACATGCGCTGGAAGAAGTACTTCTATCGCGTGCTCTGCGAAGCCGAGGGATTTTCGCTCTGCGCGGCGCCGTCCTGCTCCGTCTGCGCCGACTTCAACGATTGCTTCGGCGCCGAAGATGGCCTCAGCCGGCTCGCCGACCTCCGCAGGCGCGTGGAGGAGGCGGCGTGA
- the modD gene encoding ModD protein, whose product MISRAEIERLLAEDVPAGDLTTDALGIGHRTGRMTFTARHDMVLAGIEVAARMMDGLAVDLHASDGDRLPAGTPILEASGRAGELHRAWKAAQTLLEILSGIATATRAVVEAAAPVPVATTRKTVPGARALSQLAVRAGGGILHRHGLSETILVFPEHRVFLGGESLSDIAARLRRTQPEKALTVEVGTIDEAVEAAVAGFDVVQLEKFTPEAVAELVGCLPEPGKRARLGAAGGIDPSNAAAYVAAGADLIVTSWPYTARPRDVAVRLFAD is encoded by the coding sequence GTGATTTCCCGCGCCGAGATCGAACGTCTGCTGGCCGAGGACGTGCCGGCCGGCGATCTGACCACCGACGCCCTGGGCATAGGGCATCGCACCGGCCGCATGACCTTCACGGCGCGCCACGACATGGTGCTCGCCGGCATTGAGGTGGCCGCCAGGATGATGGACGGCCTTGCCGTCGATCTTCACGCCAGCGATGGCGATCGGCTGCCGGCGGGGACGCCGATTCTGGAGGCAAGTGGGCGAGCCGGCGAGTTGCACCGCGCCTGGAAGGCGGCACAGACGCTGCTCGAAATCCTCTCTGGCATTGCGACCGCCACCCGTGCGGTGGTCGAGGCGGCGGCCCCTGTTCCGGTGGCGACCACGCGCAAGACGGTGCCGGGCGCCCGCGCCCTGTCGCAACTGGCCGTCCGGGCCGGAGGAGGCATTCTCCATCGCCATGGTCTGTCGGAGACCATCCTCGTCTTCCCGGAACACCGGGTGTTTCTTGGTGGCGAGAGCCTGTCCGACATCGCGGCTCGCCTCAGGCGAACCCAGCCCGAGAAGGCGCTGACCGTCGAGGTCGGTACGATCGATGAGGCGGTCGAGGCGGCTGTCGCCGGCTTCGACGTGGTCCAGCTTGAAAAGTTCACGCCTGAGGCGGTGGCGGAACTGGTCGGCTGTCTGCCGGAACCGGGCAAGAGGGCTCGCCTGGGCGCGGCGGGCGGTATCGATCCGAGCAACGCGGCCGCCTATGTGGCGGCTGGTGCCGACCTCATTGTCACGTCCTGGCCCTATACCGCCCGACCCCGCGACGTCGCGGTCCGGCTGTTTGCCGACTGA
- a CDS encoding TOBE domain-containing protein, with amino-acid sequence MRLSARNILKGKVVALTRGATTTHVKVEIVDGMVVTAAITNEAADDLGLTIGADAAAIIKASDVMIGIDL; translated from the coding sequence ATGCGGCTCTCGGCGCGGAATATCCTGAAGGGTAAGGTAGTGGCTCTCACACGTGGCGCCACCACCACGCATGTCAAGGTGGAGATCGTGGACGGCATGGTGGTCACCGCCGCGATCACCAATGAGGCGGCCGACGATCTGGGGTTGACGATCGGCGCGGACGCCGCCGCCATCATCAAGGCGTCCGACGTGATGATCGGTATCGATCTGTGA